The Acinetobacter shaoyimingii DNA segment CTCGATCATTATCAACAAACCAAAAACTTGTTGGTGAGTTACTCAACCAAAGCCATGGGCTTCTTCTAATTTAGAAATGAAGGAATTACGGTGGCAAGGCGTTGCCGTAATTCTCCTTATCTATTGAAAAATCGTAGTGATTACGTTCTAAGCCAGATAAATCCGTTTAATGATAAAAATATATGCATTCATACCGTGACAAAAAAACGTCATAGGATGTGGTATTGAAATTGCATTGATTGATGGATCAAACATAACAATATTAGGAGTTTATCATGTCTGATATCGACGCTGGACATTCAGCACCTCTCCCTCCCTCTGAAACACAACAAGAATACTTTGAAAAACGTCAACTCAAACAAGGCGCTGTCGGCTGGTTACTCCTAGTCGGTTTAGGTGTTGCCTATGTCATTTCTGGTGACTTTGCAGGATGGAATTTTGGTCTTGCGCAAGGTGGCTGGGGTGGTATGTTTATTGCCACGGTCGTGGTTGCCATCATGTATCTGTGCATGTGTTTATCCATGTCAGAAATGTCGACCATGCTCCCGACCGCTGGTGGTGGATATAGTTTTGCCCGTACAGCATTTGGCCCTTTTGGTGGGTACCTGACAGGAACAGCCATTCTCATTGAATATGCCATCGCACCTGCAGCCATTGCTTGTTTTATTGGTGCATATTGTGAATCACTTTTTGGCGTGGGTGGTTGGATCATTTATCTGATCTGTTATTTAGTCTTCATGGGCATTCATTTAAAAGGTGCTGGTGAAGCCTTAAAAATCATGTTTGTGATTACCGCTATAGCTGCAGTTGCTTTGTTTGTTTTTATCATTTCGATGATTCCGCATTTTAATAGTGCAAATCTATTTAACATTGCTGTAAGTGATAAAGCTGGCGCGAGCACCTTCTTGCCATTTGGCTATATGGGTATTTGGGCTGCTGTACCCTATGCCATTTGGTTCTTCCTTGCTGTTGAAGGTGTACCACTGGCAGCAGAAGAAGCCAAAAATCCTACTAAATCGCTCCCACGTGGTTTAATCGGTTCAATGTTAATTCTTGCTTCATTTGCCCTGTTAATTTTGTTCTTAGGCGCAGGTGCTGCAGGTGCAGATTTACTCAAAGATTCAGGCGCACCATTGGTCGATGCTTTGGTTGCGGTATATGGACAAAATACATGGCTTGCAAGCTTTGTGAACTTTGTAGGTCTGGCGGGTCTCATCGCAAGTTTCTTCTCGATTATTTATGCTTACTCTAGACAAATTTTTGCTTTGTCTCGTGCAGGTTATTTACCGACATCGTTATCGCTCACCAATAAAAATAAAGCGCCTTACTTAGCGATCATTATCCCAGGCATTATCGGTTTCTTGCTGTCGCTCACTGGTGAAGGTGATCTACTGATTTTAATGGCTGTTTTTGGTGCAACGATTTCTTATGTATTGATGATGCTCTCTCACATCAAACTTCGTATGAGCCGTCCAGATATGCATCGTCCATATAAAACACCAGGTGGCATTGTAACTTCTAGCATTGCATTGGTTTTAGCAGCAATCGCTGTAGTGGCGGGTTTCTTGGTCGATCCTAAAGTCTGGTTTATGGCAGCTGGGATTTATGTTGCATTTATCGCCTACTTTGTCTTCTACAGTCGTCATAAACTGGTGAAAGGTACACCTGAAGAAGAATTTGAAAATATTCGCAAAGCCGAACAAGAGCTTTAAAAGGATTGAGCTATGTCTTACAAAACATTAATTGCCCATCAGAATTATGTCTTTGCTGATTTAAAAACCCTGATGGCCAAAGCAACACCACTACGTTCGGGGGACGAACTGGCGGGGGTTGCTGCAAGCAATGCAACCGAACGAGTGGCTGCACAAATGGCGCTTGCCGATGTACCACTCAAGAATTTCCTCAATGAAGTTTTGGTCGATTACGAATCTGATGAAATTACTCGCCTGATCATTGATGAACATCGTGCCGATTTATTTGCCCCGATTACTCATTTTACCGTGGGTGATTTCCGTAATTGGCTGTTAAGTGAAGATGCCACCACAGAAAAATTACAACAACTGGCGATGGGACTTACACCTGAAATGGTCGCTGCGGTCAGTAAAATCATGCGTAATCAGGACCTGATTTATGTGGCGAGTAAATGCGAAGTCGTGACTCAGTTTCGTAATACCATTGGCTTAAAAGGTCATTTATCAACTCGACTACAGCCAAACCATCCAACTGATGACTTACTCGGGATTTCTGCCAGTATTTTAGATGGTCTCATGTACGGCAATGGTGATGCTGTGATTGGCATTAACCCTGCGACGGATAATCTGCATAACCTGTCTGAACTACTCAAATTGATGGATCATATTATTCATCAGCATCAAATTCCGACTCAGTCTTGCGTGCTGACCCATATCAGTTCAGGCATTCAACTGGCTGAAAAAAACGTTCCGATTGATTTAATGTTTCAATCCATTGCTGGGACGCAATTGGCCAATGAAGGTTTTGGCATTAGCCTAGATCTCTTACAGGAAGGTTATGAAGCTACACTGGCTTTAAAACGCGGAACTGTGGGACAGAACGTGATGTATTTCGAAACAGGTCAAGGCAGTGCCTTATCGAGCAATGCCCATCACGGGGTCGATCAGCAAACCATTGAAGCACGTGCTTATGCCGTCGCTCGTAAATATAAACCATTATTGGTCAATACCGTGGTTGGCTTTATTGGACCTGAGTATTTATATGACGGCAAACAGATTATCCGTGCAGGTTTAGAGGATCATTTCTGTGGAAAATTACTCGGCTTACCCATGGGCTGTGATATTTGCTATACCAACCATGCCGACGCTGACCAAAATGATATGGATGTCTTACTCACCTTGTTTGGTGCTGCGGGACTGAACTTTATTATGGGCATTCCGGGTTCAGATGATGTAATGCTGAATTATCAGACCACCTCTTTTCATGATGCGTTGTATTTAAGACAGTTAATGGGACTTAAACCTGCACCTGAATTTGATGCATGGCTTTCTGAGCAAGGCATTTTCAAACAGCAACAAGGTCAAATTCAATGGGCGGACAGCATGCCAAGTCAATTCTCAAAGTTATTGGCATAAGGGGATCAGTATGACTTTATTACCAAGTGAACAGTATCAACCTGATCATCATGCTGATCCGTGGGAAAAACTCAAACAATTTACCGATGCTCGAATTGCACTTGGTCGTGCAGGTTGCAGTATTCCCACCCAAGCGATGCTTGAATTTCAATTGGCACATGCCCAAGCACGTGACGCAGTTTATCAAGCTTTAGATGTTGCACAATTACAACAGGCTTTTAGTGCGATGAGCTTAACTTCATTACATGTACAAAGCCAAGCGATAGATAAAGAAACCTATTTAAAACGCCCAGATTTAGGACGTATATTGGATGATGATTCCAAACAAATTTTAAAAGATGATCGTCAAAATAATACAGGTGAATACGATGTCTGTATCGTGGTGGGCGATGGCTTATCTGCCCTTGCCATCGAGGAAAATGCTGTTGCCTTTGTTCAAAATTTAAAAGAACAGATTGATCTTGAAGGTTGGACACTTGCACCCATTGTCATTGCAACAGGTAGTCGTGTTGCTTTAGGCGATCAGGTTGCTGAAATCTTGAATGCTAAAATGTTGGTGATGCTGATTGGTGAACGTCCAGGACTCAGCTCGCCTGACAGTATGGGCATTTATTATACGTGGGATGCAAAAACAGGTTATCTGGACTCTAAACGCAATTGTATTTCCAATGTTCGACCTGCAGGACTGCCCATTGCTATCGCGACACAGCGATTAATGAATTTGATGCGAAATTCAAAAAAACTAGGACTCTCTGGTGTGAACTTAAAAGATGAGCATCAGATTCAGAACATCGAAAGTGATACACCATCAAGATTGTTGTTCTAATGCAGATGGGTAAATCCATTTTAGTGTTTTGAAATATTATTTTTTGAAATAATGCAAAGGGATCACGTTATTTAATTTCATTGATCATGGATACGCGTCCTTTTGCATTATTTGAAGATATATCAATACAGCCATACTCGCATATTTAGACTTTTTAACGCTAAAAACTAAATTAAGATTGATTAAAATCAAAGATATTTAATATTTACTTATATTTTTTAAGTGAAATATAAACTAATAATCAAATTAAAAACCAACATCCCATCAAAAAAAGCAATCTTCTTTAGATTAAAAAAATCATATTTCTAATATTTATAGTCTATTGATTAAATAGATTATTTCTAAATCATATTTATTCATAATATTATTCAATACATAGAAATATTTTAAAAATAACAGCTTATTAAGTACTTTACTTTCCATGTTATTGAATTGTAAAAAAGCTATAAAAAAAGCATAACCATGTTATTAATAAAAGCGGTTAAATAATCCTCTTTTATTTAGCCATTCATAATAAAGGAGTTTAATTATGAAAAATCGTAAAAAGAATGCAGAGTATCTAGGTACTCTATTGGGATAATATAAACATTTAAGTTTATATATAACACCTTAAAATCAGGAGCAATGATCATGAAGAATCGTAAAAAAAATGCTGAATATTTAGGCACCCTACTCGGCTAATCCATTATCCCTCCAAACTTACCATTAGCACATCAATACTGATGTGCTAATGCTTATTTTACTTTGTGACATTTTAATTTTTGCGGTAATGTTAATTTTAAGGTGAAAGATATGGACGTTTTAAATATTAGACCCAATTTTATTAAGACCTTTACCCAACCTGAGCAAGATTATTTTTGTGTAATAACCAATGAATCTCTAAAAGATCAAATTAAAATTACAGATGACTCGAATTATATTGAAAGTCAAATCATCCTCTATCGAAATGAGGATAAATTTGAACACATATTACAGCATAAAGTCCCTGAAAATGCGCATGTGTTGGTGATATCACCCGATGTATTCTTTCAATCTCCTGAACAGAAATATATTGGTGCTCACCGTAAACTAATCGCAATGGCATGTAATTCCACCCCAACCAATCATCATTCCATTCAGCATTTTCTCAAAATTATTGAAAATACAGATCCTGATGCACAACAACAATTTGCAGATCAGTTTTTTGAGATCGGTGAAAATTCTGAATATTTTGAGTTTATAGATCCTGTAAATAACACCCATGCAAAGTTTAATCATCTAGATGAGAGCTATTTATGGAGTGAGCAGGCAGGACATCTTGGTTATGGTGAACAACAACTGGCTCCAGCTGGAGAAATCAGTGTTTTACCCCTAAGGATTCAAGAGTTTGATGAAAATCTACGGCTAGATTTTAATGGCACCATCGCTTTTCAAGGCTCAGCTATTCTACATAATGGCACACCCAGTTTTTTAAGAGCTGATCAGAAAAGATTGCATGATGCATTAAGTGAAATACAGCATCATCCGCTCATTGCCCGAGTTGAACATGGCACTATTGTAGAATTAACAGATCCTTCAGGAAAATGCCCCAATGCTTTTCGTACATTGAAGAGCATGTTTGAAGTTGATTCGCGTTATCGGATTCTTTGGGAAATCGGTTTTGGTGTGAATACTTTTAACGAAATTTTAGCAGGTAATCACGCCATGAATGAGACCTATGGAGCAACACATGGTGCCATTCACTTTGGCTTAGGTTTAACCCCTTATACCCAATATCATCTTGATATTATTTGCCCAAATACAATCGTGAAAAACAACCAAGGTGAATATCTTATTGGTAAAAACACCAGCAAAATGCAAAGAAACAAAACTATTGGTTGCCCTTGTATCGAGTAACGAGTAACTGGCTTTGAGTAACGATTACATGCATACAAGTTATGAACATCATATTTTTCAACGCACCTTCCCTGTATGTTTAGCATTAATACCAATAGGATTTCTCTTCGGCATTCTTGCTGGACAGCAGGGCTTAAATCTAATATCCGTTTTGTTGCTCAGTATCTTTGGATTTACTGGCAGTGGACAATTTATTTTTTTAGGCTTTTATCAGGATCATTTCCTGAAAATCGGTTACTTCACTGCTTTTCTAATTATTTTGAGTATGAACATCCGCTATATTCCAATGACTTTAACGACTATTCCCGCAAAAGCTTACCCTAAAAGTCTTATGCTCTACTCTCATCTTTTATCGGATGAATCTTTTGCAGTAGAAAAAATCACAGATGATTACGCCACTCATTTTAAAATTCGGATTTATGTTTTTCTAACATGGGTTTTATCGACTATAGCTGGCCAAATGTTATCAGCATTCATCCCCAAAGAGATTATCGGTTTACTCAACATTTCATTTCCCATTGCAGCGACTTTGTTTACTTTAAGTCTGCTGAATATCCAATCGAAATATATCAATCGAAAATCAATAAAATTACTTATTCTTTTTTTACTCAACTTATTACTTTTTATGATTATTGGTGCAAATTTATTTTGGCTTCCCGCCATTATTGTTAATTATTTCTTTTTAAAGAGTTTCAAATGAACCAACAAATCATATTCGGTATCATCGGATTATTTTTGATTAGCATATTGGTGAGGATTATTCCTGCATTTTTAAAAAATAAAATAAAGATCGAAACCATTCAAAACATCGAAGAGCATTTACCAATATCTGTATTTATTACCATGGCAACATATCTGTTTATTACTGAATTTCAAAAAAATTCAATTGCTGCTATTACTGGTTTTATGGTGATTGTCATTATGATTTTTTTCAAAATCCAAAATATTATCGTTATTGTAATTACATCTATACTGGTGTATTTAATGATGAATTATTATTTTCCACAACACCTATAATTTAAATAAATTGAGTGGAGCGTTTTTATACAGCAACTCCCCACTCGTTTTCATCACTCTTTATTCTAATGTGATGATTTTCACCACATCAAAACTTCAGTTAAGCATTTTTAAGTGACTGCATATCAATGACGAAACGATACTTCACATCACTTTTCAGCATACGTTCATAGGCTTCATTAATGTTTTGCATATTAATGATTTCAACATCGGATACAATATTATGTTCACCACAGAAATCCAATAATTCTTGGGTTTCTTGAATTCCACCAATCAATGAACCTGCAATGGATTTACGCCCCATTATCATCGGCACAGAATTAGCACTGATTTCACCCAAATACCCCACCAAAACGATAGTGCCATTCAAAGCCAAAGTTGGAATATAAGGCTTAAGATCATGATCATAAGGCACAGTATCGATAATCAAATCAAATTGATTTTTCGCAGCTTTCATCTGCTGTTCATCTGTTGATAATACGATTCGATCTGCACCTAAATCACGTGCATCTTGTTCTTTACTTGGTGAACGGGTAAATAAAGTCACATCAGCACCTAAAGCATGTGCCAATTTAATCGCCATATGACCCAAACCACCTAGCCCTACAACAGCAACTTTTGATTCAGGGCCTACATTCCAATGTCGTAATGGCGACCATGTGGTAATACCAGCACAAAGTAATGGCGCAACTGCTTGTGTATCTAAATTTTCTGGAACTTTGAGCACGAAATCTTGACTACAAATAATCGTTTGTGAATAGCCGCCATAAGTCACACTCTGATCATGACGATCTAGACTTCCATAAGTGCCCGTATTGCCCTGTTCGCAATATTGCTCTAAACCATCATGACACGCTGAGCAGGTACGGCACGAATCCACCATACAGCCAATACCGACCAAGTCACCAACTTTGTATTTTGTCACTGCAGAGCCAATACTTTTCACTCGACCAATGACTTCATGACCAGGAACAATCGGATAACGACTAAAGCCCCAGTCATTGCGTGCTTGATGTAAGTCTGAGTGACAAACGCCACAATATTCAATATCAATAATGACATCATCTGGGCGACTACGGCGCTGTTCAAATTTAAAAGGCACCAATGGACTTTTCGAATCTAAAGCAGCATATGCCAATACTTGCTGAGTCATACCTTATTTCCTTTATTTCACTGCATTGATTGTGTGAATAAAAAATCAAATCACCACAACCATCATACCTCTAAAAGCGACATAATGATGTTTTGTAAGGTGAAGATATATTCAAGCTTTGTGCAAATCTGAAAGAAGTGCTGATATTTCAGCGAATCTTTGATAAGTTTCGGTGTATTTAATTTTACTCAAGTGCCATTTCAACAAAATGTAGACGATCAATCCCCCAAAACAACTCATCCTTTACGAAGAAACTTGGTGCGCCAAATACGCCCCGTTCAACCGCTTCATCAGTGACAAATTTAAGTTCAGATTTAACTTTTTCATCTTCAAGCCATGTTCTAACTTGACTTGCTTCCAATCCCAATTCATCTAACACTTGGATCAAATCTTTTTGATCATTTAAATTACGTGGCGTTCTAAACATCGCATTAAATATGCCTGTCAATATTTCCATAAATCGTTCTGGTAAAAACAATTGCACAGCAGTGACTAGACGCATTAAAGGCAAAGTATTAATGGGAAAATTTGGATTCATTTTCATAGGAATATTCCAAAATTCTGACCAACGTTGCAGATCAATCATGGAATACTGTCCCTTAGCGGGAATCATAATTGGACTACTGTTGCCCGTCGCTTTGAATACGCCACCCAATAGCATAGGTTTATAAATAATTTCTGCATGATGCTTTTCAGCGATTTTTTGTAGCTGATAAAACCCCAAATAACTAAATGGACTACCTAAATCAAAATAAAACTCAATCATATTCATATTCCTTTACTCCTTTTTAGATCACCATTGTTCCATCCAAGGTCTTAAATCCATTTCATGCGTCCAAGCATCTCGCGGTTGATGTGCAATATGCCAATAATTTTCCGCAATATGCACGGGATTTAAAATACCATCCTGATCTTTCTTTTCATACATCGCAGGAAATGAGCTTCGAATAAATTCTGTATCAATTGCACCATCGACCACCACATGCGCTACATGAATATTCCGAGGACCAAGCTCTCGTGCCATACTTTGGGCCAAAGCACGCAGTGCATGTTTCGCACCTGCAAATGCTGCAAAATATGCAGAGCCTCTTAAACCTGCGGTAGCACCTGTGAAAATAATCGTGCCTCGCTCTCGTTGCACCATTCGTTTTGCCACTTCACGGCCATTCAGAAATGCAGAAAAAGTGGCCATTTCCCAAATTTTGAAATATTTACGAGCAGTTTCTTCCAAAATACTGCAAGGCACATTGGCACCAATATTAAAGATCATGACTTCAATAGGACCGATGGTGGATTCAATCTGCTCGATCAATTCGATCACTTGTTCTTCTTTACGAGCATCGGAAGAAAAGCCAAATGCACGGCCACCATCAGCTTCAATTTCAGCAATTAATGGTGCTAATTTTCCGGCGTTACGACGCGTCATACAGCTAATATAACCACCTTGTGCAAAGCGTTTGGCAATTGCACCACCTGTGGCATCACCAGCACCAATGACCAAAGCAACACGATTTTCCTTCATACGTTGTGCTTCCTTTTTCTTTTGATTTTTAACTTAACATCTCAAATATGCAAAGAACAACATGTCATCAGTTTCATCAGCAGTTTTTTATTATCTGTATCGATTGATGATCAATGCGTTCTATAGCGCAAAATTAAAACGCGCTTTCCAGTCAAGGACAGATAGAGTCATCAACCTGATGATTAAAGTATCCTCAACCTGATGATAAAAGTATCATCGATCCGATGAAAAAAGTATCATCAACCCAGTGATAAAAGCGTCATCAAACTGATAATAAAAATTGATAGAGCGAGTCATCAACCTGATAAATAATAAAAAGCATCAAGTTAATAAGTTAATAAGTTAATAAGTTAATAAATCATCAAACCAATCATATAAATAGAAATGATCAAATCAATGATAAGTATCAATCTTCAACAATAACCAGTGGATGCAGCTATTATGATCATAACTGAAGTTCATATGCCTACGATGATTAATTTTTACTTTAACATCATGACAAAAATATGAGATACACGCTAAAAAGCCAATCCGTGGACTGGCTTCTGCATTTTATCATTTACATTCACATGCACTTATAAAGCACCATGACCCAAAACTAAACCTTCACGTCGTGGATCAACTCCGCCTATATATTTGACCTGATTATTGATTGCTTTACGCATGATCGTTGAGACACCACTGGTTTGTGCAGCTTGATTCACTTTATGATCTTTTGCTTGTAACTCAGTGACCAGATCGCCTAGATTAAGCTGTGGGTTGGAGCTGTCGACATTGGTATTTTCGGTATTTGTTGCACCAAAATTCACTAAAGATGTTGCCTGTTGAGCATCCATATTCCAATCTAAAATACCCACCAAGGTTTTCACTACAAATTGAATAATCGTACCACCACCGGGTGAACCTGTTGCTACGTAGACATCACCCAGATCTGTACCTTTAAAGACAATCGTTGGTGCCATGGTACTTCTTGGACGCTTATTCGCTTCTACACGATTGGCAACCCATTGCCCCTGTTCATTTTGAGGATTTGCTGAAAAGTCAGTGAGTTGATTGGAAAGTAAGAAACCATCAACCATATGGAAAGATCCCATGCTCGATTCTACCGTTGAGGTGACGGATGCTACATTGCCATAAGCATCTACAATGGTGAACTGAGTTGTGCCATGTTCAACGGTTTTATCTTTGGCTGTATTTAGATTGAAATCACCAGCGGGGGCAACACCCATCGATTTGTTCAGATTGATCAGTGCTGCACGTTGTTTTAAATAATTTTTATCAATTAAGCTTGGAATTCCTTGTGCGGGTAAAGACACAAAGTCAGTATCTGCGACATATTGATCACGGTCAGCATAGGCTAAGCGTTCAGCTTCTGAGACTAAATGCACCGCCATGGCATGTGGAATGCCACCTTCATTTTCAATATTGGTGGGCGGATATTGGCTTAAATCAAAATTTTCTAAAATACCCAAGGTTTGAGCCACAGCAATCCCACCTGAAGATGGTGGTGGCATGGTACATACATAGTATTGGCTCCGATAAGTGGTACAAATGGCTTGTCTCTTCACCGCCTTATAATTTTTTAAATCATTTAAAGTCATTAAGCTTGGCGTGATGGGTGTTTTTGCTTCATCATCACCAATGCTTTGTGCTGCTTTAGCAACAATATTTTTTGCCATTTGTCCTGAATACATCGCTTCTGCACCATAATTTGCAATGCTTTTTAAGGTTTCAGCATAGGCAGGATTTTTCAAAGTCTCACCTACAGTATAAGGTGTGCCATCGGCTTTAAAGTAAGTCCGCACTGCATTTTGATCCAAGGCTAAATTTGCTTTATTGATTGCAATTGCATCGGCTAAACGCCCTGGTACAGCAAAACCATTGCTTGACCATTGAATCGCATGATCAAACAATTGATTCCATTTTAATTTTCCATATTCATCATGTGCCATTTCAAACATACGTAACACACCCGGCACACCAATTGAACGCCCACTGCGACGCGCTGTAGGTACAGGTACTGTAGAATTTTCATCTGCTTGATTCACACGGGTCAAATAATATGGTGTCGCGGCTGCGGGTGCAGTTTCACGTCCATCATAGGCTGTTATGGTTTTATTCTTCGCATCGTAATACAACATAAATGCACTGCCTGCAATGGTACTGGATTGAGGTTCAACCAAGCCTAAAACTGCTTGTACTGCAATTGCTGCATCTATCGCAGAACCACCAGATTTTAAGACATCACAGCCTGCTTTAGTGGCCAGTGGTGTATTGGCAACCACCATATATTGATCTGCAGTTTTGGCTTTTAAACCTAAACGGTATCCTGAAGCGGGTTCTGGAAAAGCTGGATCACCTGCTTGATTTGACCCAACGACAACGTTTGAACCATCTGCACTTAAAGATGTACAACTATTAGGGTTATTATCGATAATCAGTTGTTGATGCGCATTATGGTGATTATCCTGATCATCATGACAGCCATAAAGCATAAATACTGAAAATACGCATGTAGTAGTCAATATTATTTTTTTTTGCATAGATTGAGCTCCATTCAATATTTAGGCAAAATATCAATCCAACATAGCGCTAGATTTTTTATATTGTTTCGACTGTTAAATTATTTTAATCATTCAATGTTGTTTACATACTAGATCAGTTGCTTAGAGCACACCAATCAAGAATGGAAATATTAAATTAATTAAGATAATCTAAACTGTATGACTCACTTAACATCCTTAATATCCACTCAAATAATCAGACCCAACTATGCAAAGTTCCTTTCCAAAAACGATTTATGCAATCCAACATTTAGCATTTGAAGACTTAGGCTCACTTGAAGAAACCTTTTATCAACTTGGTTTTCGGGTTCGTTATTTTGAAGCTGGGGTCGAAGACTTAACTAAAGCGTTAGAATATGAAGGTTTGACCATTATTTTAGGGGGACCAATTGGCGTTTATGAGACAGATGATTATCCATATCTACAAAAAGAAATAGACTTACTAAAAGTTCGTTTAGAAAAAAACTTACCCACTGTTGGAATTTGTTTAGGTGCTCAACTCATTGCACATGCCTTAGGCGCACGTGTTTATGCAGGCCATCAGAAAGAGATTGGTTGGAGTCCACTCGAAATTCGCTATGCCACAGATAATCTCCTATTGCCATTGAAAGACACTCATGTACTGCATTGGCATGGAGACACCTTTGATTTACCAGAACAAGCCACTTTATTGGCGAGCTCAAGTGTATATAGCAATCAAGCCTTCCAAGTCGGTGAACATATTCTCGCATTACAGTTTCATATCGAAGTGGCTGAAGAAACCTTAGAGAAATGGTTGATTGGACATACATGTGAACTTCGTCATGCACAGATATCAATTCAAC contains these protein-coding regions:
- the eat gene encoding ethanolamine permease, producing MSDIDAGHSAPLPPSETQQEYFEKRQLKQGAVGWLLLVGLGVAYVISGDFAGWNFGLAQGGWGGMFIATVVVAIMYLCMCLSMSEMSTMLPTAGGGYSFARTAFGPFGGYLTGTAILIEYAIAPAAIACFIGAYCESLFGVGGWIIYLICYLVFMGIHLKGAGEALKIMFVITAIAAVALFVFIISMIPHFNSANLFNIAVSDKAGASTFLPFGYMGIWAAVPYAIWFFLAVEGVPLAAEEAKNPTKSLPRGLIGSMLILASFALLILFLGAGAAGADLLKDSGAPLVDALVAVYGQNTWLASFVNFVGLAGLIASFFSIIYAYSRQIFALSRAGYLPTSLSLTNKNKAPYLAIIIPGIIGFLLSLTGEGDLLILMAVFGATISYVLMMLSHIKLRMSRPDMHRPYKTPGGIVTSSIALVLAAIAVVAGFLVDPKVWFMAAGIYVAFIAYFVFYSRHKLVKGTPEEEFENIRKAEQEL
- a CDS encoding ethanolamine ammonia-lyase subunit EutB, producing the protein MSYKTLIAHQNYVFADLKTLMAKATPLRSGDELAGVAASNATERVAAQMALADVPLKNFLNEVLVDYESDEITRLIIDEHRADLFAPITHFTVGDFRNWLLSEDATTEKLQQLAMGLTPEMVAAVSKIMRNQDLIYVASKCEVVTQFRNTIGLKGHLSTRLQPNHPTDDLLGISASILDGLMYGNGDAVIGINPATDNLHNLSELLKLMDHIIHQHQIPTQSCVLTHISSGIQLAEKNVPIDLMFQSIAGTQLANEGFGISLDLLQEGYEATLALKRGTVGQNVMYFETGQGSALSSNAHHGVDQQTIEARAYAVARKYKPLLVNTVVGFIGPEYLYDGKQIIRAGLEDHFCGKLLGLPMGCDICYTNHADADQNDMDVLLTLFGAAGLNFIMGIPGSDDVMLNYQTTSFHDALYLRQLMGLKPAPEFDAWLSEQGIFKQQQGQIQWADSMPSQFSKLLA
- the eutC gene encoding ethanolamine ammonia-lyase subunit EutC, which produces MTLLPSEQYQPDHHADPWEKLKQFTDARIALGRAGCSIPTQAMLEFQLAHAQARDAVYQALDVAQLQQAFSAMSLTSLHVQSQAIDKETYLKRPDLGRILDDDSKQILKDDRQNNTGEYDVCIVVGDGLSALAIEENAVAFVQNLKEQIDLEGWTLAPIVIATGSRVALGDQVAEILNAKMLVMLIGERPGLSSPDSMGIYYTWDAKTGYLDSKRNCISNVRPAGLPIAIATQRLMNLMRNSKKLGLSGVNLKDEHQIQNIESDTPSRLLF
- a CDS encoding AzlC family ABC transporter permease — encoded protein: MHTSYEHHIFQRTFPVCLALIPIGFLFGILAGQQGLNLISVLLLSIFGFTGSGQFIFLGFYQDHFLKIGYFTAFLIILSMNIRYIPMTLTTIPAKAYPKSLMLYSHLLSDESFAVEKITDDYATHFKIRIYVFLTWVLSTIAGQMLSAFIPKEIIGLLNISFPIAATLFTLSLLNIQSKYINRKSIKLLILFLLNLLLFMIIGANLFWLPAIIVNYFFLKSFK
- a CDS encoding AzlD domain-containing protein — protein: MNQQIIFGIIGLFLISILVRIIPAFLKNKIKIETIQNIEEHLPISVFITMATYLFITEFQKNSIAAITGFMVIVIMIFFKIQNIIVIVITSILVYLMMNYYFPQHL
- a CDS encoding NAD(P)-dependent alcohol dehydrogenase, which gives rise to MTQQVLAYAALDSKSPLVPFKFEQRRSRPDDVIIDIEYCGVCHSDLHQARNDWGFSRYPIVPGHEVIGRVKSIGSAVTKYKVGDLVGIGCMVDSCRTCSACHDGLEQYCEQGNTGTYGSLDRHDQSVTYGGYSQTIICSQDFVLKVPENLDTQAVAPLLCAGITTWSPLRHWNVGPESKVAVVGLGGLGHMAIKLAHALGADVTLFTRSPSKEQDARDLGADRIVLSTDEQQMKAAKNQFDLIIDTVPYDHDLKPYIPTLALNGTIVLVGYLGEISANSVPMIMGRKSIAGSLIGGIQETQELLDFCGEHNIVSDVEIINMQNINEAYERMLKSDVKYRFVIDMQSLKNA
- a CDS encoding 2-hydroxychromene-2-carboxylate isomerase; protein product: MNMIEFYFDLGSPFSYLGFYQLQKIAEKHHAEIIYKPMLLGGVFKATGNSSPIMIPAKGQYSMIDLQRWSEFWNIPMKMNPNFPINTLPLMRLVTAVQLFLPERFMEILTGIFNAMFRTPRNLNDQKDLIQVLDELGLEASQVRTWLEDEKVKSELKFVTDEAVERGVFGAPSFFVKDELFWGIDRLHFVEMALE
- a CDS encoding SDR family oxidoreductase, coding for MKENRVALVIGAGDATGGAIAKRFAQGGYISCMTRRNAGKLAPLIAEIEADGGRAFGFSSDARKEEQVIELIEQIESTIGPIEVMIFNIGANVPCSILEETARKYFKIWEMATFSAFLNGREVAKRMVQRERGTIIFTGATAGLRGSAYFAAFAGAKHALRALAQSMARELGPRNIHVAHVVVDGAIDTEFIRSSFPAMYEKKDQDGILNPVHIAENYWHIAHQPRDAWTHEMDLRPWMEQW